The Scomber scombrus chromosome 5, fScoSco1.1, whole genome shotgun sequence genome window below encodes:
- the tiparp gene encoding protein mono-ADP-ribosyltransferase TIPARP, protein MDKTLHILQKSADGVPTGISLDVSLNMDEGEDFTEQQIVGLADKIPLVKPYFKKKQRKLDAKCLHRALEDPILTTLLRTDTLVSGDGVFVPRNQPGRTPVNLCTAVVVKQSCIGQVCLKDPAAAGDTTAGAGVPGLMTRDGDVEIADTTAELEETERRGERPKITDPTPDSRCFQLKPGLRAAGSTVTITPASRDIPPIVAPQVPHQEGSIKSNDLLTSGAKSLQVKDCAGVQAPHPLLLKAPETDKGVLFQDKSEEASLDLVFELLTQLQYHTHQSDSVDICVDFLQGQCAYGNDCAHHHTVLPYHWQIRRSSGQTWQSIADESQEQLERLYCNPDNEQVRLKFQGRVFSLDFGSMRVCDLEFDRIRRLTTPPSPLAMPATNPNPTPNCHTLWKYYCRDNFGWREYSEPVVKLIEEASARGLKEVRFITLQNQYILNIREGFQQNAVFGFRRQIKKRPMFMSSVMLTPHLQTLGGLSPSPLPGSSSSSSSSSLSSSSMDLSVSHPLSPTNTNPPSLFPETWLPMTMSQDFLQVPVSRDDRSYRTVYSLFHKTVSETKFRIIKIQRVQNPFLWEKYKRKKEYMSRRMSEMDRLLSERHLFHGTSADVVEGICKHNFDPRVCGKHATMFGQGSYFARKAVYSHNFSKRSPKGVHCMFLAKVLTGRFTVGNPSMRRPPPINLRDPSSDLYDSCVDNWVDPQIYVIFNDDQSYPYFIIHYEEVPSTVAV, encoded by the exons ATGGATAAAACTTTGCACATTCTCCAGAAATCCGCAGACGGTGTGCCGACTGGGATCTCCCTGGATGTGAGCTTGAATATGGACGAAGGGGAAGATTTCACGGAACAGCAGATCGTGGGACTGGCGGACAAAATACCTCTGGTGAAaccttattttaaaaagaagcagAGGAAATTGGATGCCAAATGCCTCCACCGGGCCCTGGAGGACCCTATTCTGACCACTTTGTTGAGAACAGATACGCTGGTCTCTGGGGATGGGGTGTTTGTTCCCCGAAACCAGCCTGGCCGGACTCCAGTCAACCTTTGCACAGCGGTTGTGGTGAAACAGAGCTGTATTGGCCAGGTGTGTCTGAAAGACCCGGCAGCTGCTGGCGATACCACAGCTGGGGCTGGAGTTCCGGGGTTGATGACCCGGGACGGTGACGTGGAAATAGCTGATACTACTGCAGAGCTGGAGGAGACAGAGCGGCGAGGGGAAAGACCCAAGATCACCGATCCAACCCCCGACAGCCGCTGCTTTCAGCTTAAACCTGGCCTCAGGGCGGCTGGGAGCACAGTGACAATAACACCCGCCAGCAGGGATATACCTCCCATAGTTGCACCCCAGGTTCCTCACCAGGAGGGCTCCATCAAAAGCAATGACCTCTTAACCTCTGGGGCAAAAAGCCTTCAAGTTAAAGACTGTGCTGGCGTACAggccccccaccccctcctcctgaAGGCCCCTGAGACTGACAAAGGAGTGCTATTTCAGGATAAAAGCGAAGAGGCCTCCCTGGACCTGGTTTTCGAGCTCCTCACCCAGCTTCAGTATCATACACACCAGTCAGACTCAGTGGACATTTGTGTGGATTTCCTCCAGGGACAGTGTGCTTATGGCAATGACTGTGCCCACCACCACACCGTTCTGCCCTACCACTGGCAGATCCGCCGGAGTAGTGGTCAGACGTGGCAGAGCATAGCAGATGAATCCCAGGAACAGCTGGAGAGATTGTACTGCAACCCGGACAATGAGCAAGTCAGGCTCAAGTTTCA GGGTCGAGTGTTTTCCCTCGACTTTGGATCAATGCGAGTTTGTGACCTGGAGTTTGACCGCATCCGACGACTGACCACTCCCCCAAGCCCTCTAGCTATGCCTGCAACAAACCCAAACCCCACCCCCAATTGTCACACATTGTGGAAGTACTACTGCAGAGACAACTTTGGCTGGAGGGAATACTCTGAG CCGGTGGTGAAGCTCATTGAGGAGGCGAGTGCGAGGGGTCTTAAGGAGGTGCGATTCATTACGCTCCAGAACCAGTATATCCTCAACATCCGGGAGGGCTTCCAGCAGAACGCCGTCTTTGGATTTAGACGTCAGATCAAAAAGCGACCCATGTTCATGTCCTCTGTGATGCTCACACCCCACTTACA GACGTTGGGTggcctctctccatctcctctccccggttcctcctcttcctcttcctcctcctcattgtcATCCTCATCGATGGATCTCTCCGTGTCTCACCCCCTCTCgccaacaaacacaaacccacCGAGTCTTTTTCCTGAGACATGGTTGCCCATGACGATGAGCCAGGACTTCCTGCAGGTGCCGGTGTCCCGCGACGATCGCAGCTACCGGACGGTGTACAGCCTGTTCCACAAGACGGTGTCGGAAACCAAGTTCAGGATCATCAAGATCCAGCGTGTGCAGAACCCTTTCCTCTGGGAGAAGTACAAGAG GAAGAAGGAGTACATGTCTCGGCGTATGTCAGAGATGGACCGGCTGCTGAGTGAGCGCCACCTCTTCCACGGCACCTCGGCCGACGTGGTGGAGGGCATCTGCAAGCACAACTTTGACCCACGAGTCTGCGGCAAACACGCAACCATGTTTGGCCAGGGCTCCTACTTTGCTCGCAAGGCTGTCTACTCCCACAACTTCTCCAAGCGCTCGCCCAAAGGAGTCCACTGCATGTTCCTGGCCAAAGTTCTCACTGGCAG gtttACTGTAGGAAATCCCTCCATGCGGCGGCCTCCGCCCATCAACCTCCGTGACCCCTCCAGTGACCTTTATGACTCCTGTGTGGACAACTGGGTGGACCCCCAGATCTACGTAATCTTCAACGATGACCAGAGTTACCCCTACTTTATCATTCACTACGAGGAAGTACCCAGCACAGTCGCTGTCTAA